The following coding sequences are from one Microbacterium sp. SORGH_AS_0969 window:
- a CDS encoding RNA polymerase sigma factor encodes MAGTNTKTRSRSAKDTDLDTSEEAVTTSTKTPAKKAPAKAKATPAKAKTKAKKDDDLEDEEEVDEEVDVELDTDDDTDDDEAKPAAKKSDDDSDDDDETPAAPAEALPTGAIVISSSDEDDVPVYSAQITGATADPVKDYLKQIGKVPLLNAAEEVELAMRIEAGLFAEEKLSNMSAAEKTSQLGLDLQWVARDGQRAKSHLLGANLRLVVSLAKRYTGRGMQFLDLIQEGNLGLIRAVEKFDYTKGFKFSTYATWWIRQAITRAMADQARTIRIPVHMVEVINKLARVQRQMLQDLGREPTPEELSRELDMTPEKVIEVQKYGREPISLHTPLGEDGDSEFGDLIEDTEAVVPADAVGFTMLQRQLESLLDSLSEREAGVIRMRFGLGDGQPKTLDQIGDTFGVTRERIRQIESKTMAKLRHPSRSQSLRDYLE; translated from the coding sequence GTGGCAGGCACGAACACCAAGACCCGCTCCCGGAGTGCGAAGGACACCGACCTCGACACTTCCGAGGAGGCCGTGACGACGTCGACGAAGACGCCGGCGAAGAAGGCCCCCGCCAAGGCCAAGGCCACACCGGCGAAGGCCAAGACGAAGGCGAAGAAGGACGACGACCTCGAAGACGAAGAAGAGGTCGACGAAGAGGTCGATGTCGAACTCGACACCGACGACGACACTGACGACGACGAGGCGAAGCCCGCGGCGAAGAAGTCCGACGACGACAGCGACGACGACGACGAGACCCCGGCGGCGCCCGCCGAGGCCCTGCCGACCGGCGCGATCGTCATCTCGTCGAGCGACGAGGACGACGTTCCCGTCTACTCTGCGCAGATCACCGGCGCCACGGCCGACCCGGTCAAGGACTACCTGAAGCAGATCGGCAAGGTCCCGCTCCTGAACGCGGCCGAAGAGGTCGAGCTCGCGATGCGTATCGAGGCCGGCCTGTTCGCCGAAGAGAAGCTGTCGAACATGTCGGCGGCCGAGAAGACGAGCCAGCTGGGCCTCGACCTGCAGTGGGTCGCCCGCGACGGTCAGCGCGCGAAGAGCCACCTCCTCGGCGCCAACCTCCGTCTGGTCGTCTCGCTCGCCAAGCGCTACACCGGTCGCGGCATGCAGTTCCTCGACCTCATCCAGGAGGGCAACCTGGGCCTCATCCGTGCCGTCGAGAAGTTCGACTACACCAAGGGCTTCAAGTTCTCGACGTACGCGACCTGGTGGATCCGCCAGGCGATCACGCGCGCCATGGCCGACCAGGCCCGCACCATCCGCATCCCGGTGCACATGGTCGAGGTCATCAACAAGCTCGCTCGCGTGCAGCGCCAGATGCTGCAGGACCTCGGTCGCGAACCCACGCCCGAAGAGCTCAGCCGCGAACTCGACATGACCCCCGAGAAGGTCATCGAGGTGCAGAAGTACGGCCGCGAGCCCATCTCACTGCACACGCCCCTCGGTGAAGACGGTGACAGCGAGTTCGGTGACCTCATCGAGGACACCGAGGCGGTCGTCCCCGCCGACGCGGTGGGCTTCACGATGCTGCAGCGTCAGCTCGAATCCCTCCTCGACTCGCTCAGCGAGCGTGAGGCGGGCGTGATCCGCATGCGCTTCGGCCTCGGCGACGGACAGCCCAAGACCCTCGACCAGATCGGCGACACGTTCGGCGTGACGCGCGAGCGGATCCGCCAGATCGAGTCGAAGACGATGGCGAAGCTGCGTCACCCGTCGCGCTCGCAGTCGCTCCGGGACTACCTCGAATGA
- a CDS encoding alanine racemase produces MSAEYRVDLDAFTRNLRRVREAVAPAQHMFVVKDDAYAHGLDVLVRRAWNEGVRWFGAFDVITGAAVRAATGPDARIFVWLIGGADDLAAGIEADLDLGIGDQALLDDLAALDTRGVARVHLKIDTGLHRNGIRPEAWGAALVQTSALVAAERARFEGIWSHISEASDADDDDARALFLSAREAARTAGLEPHFSHLAASAAGFARGEFREDLVRVGAFSYGIRPAGGPGETELGIEPISTLVATVTAVDPEHVRLDVGSLHGLPSALSGRFDVATTAGPRRVEAIGLTSLTVAPWDAAVGETVPVFGRGALASATDLAELIDTIGEEIALRVSPVVPRTYAGQLG; encoded by the coding sequence GTGAGCGCCGAGTACCGCGTCGACCTCGACGCCTTCACCCGAAACCTGCGTCGCGTGCGCGAGGCGGTGGCCCCGGCGCAGCACATGTTCGTCGTGAAGGACGACGCGTACGCGCACGGGCTCGACGTGCTCGTCCGTCGCGCCTGGAACGAGGGCGTGCGCTGGTTCGGAGCCTTCGACGTCATCACCGGCGCGGCGGTCCGGGCGGCGACGGGACCGGATGCGCGCATCTTCGTGTGGCTCATCGGCGGGGCCGATGACCTGGCCGCGGGGATCGAGGCCGACCTCGACCTGGGTATCGGAGACCAGGCGCTCCTCGACGACCTGGCCGCTCTCGACACCCGAGGCGTCGCCCGCGTGCACCTCAAGATCGACACGGGGCTCCACCGCAACGGCATCCGTCCGGAGGCGTGGGGCGCGGCTCTCGTCCAGACGTCCGCCCTCGTGGCCGCGGAGCGAGCCCGGTTCGAGGGCATCTGGTCGCATATCTCCGAAGCCTCGGATGCCGATGACGACGATGCCCGCGCGCTGTTCCTCTCCGCGCGGGAGGCGGCCCGCACCGCCGGCTTGGAGCCTCACTTCTCGCACCTGGCCGCCAGTGCGGCGGGCTTCGCCCGTGGCGAGTTCCGCGAAGACCTGGTGCGCGTCGGCGCGTTCTCGTACGGCATCCGACCGGCGGGCGGGCCGGGGGAGACCGAGCTCGGGATCGAGCCGATCTCCACGCTCGTCGCGACCGTCACCGCGGTGGATCCGGAGCACGTGCGCCTCGATGTCGGGAGCCTGCACGGTCTGCCGAGCGCCCTGTCGGGCCGCTTCGACGTCGCGACGACCGCCGGTCCTCGCCGGGTCGAGGCGATCGGTCTCACCTCCCTCACCGTCGCCCCGTGGGACGCGGCGGTCGGCGAGACGGTCCCCGTCTTCGGCCGCGGCGCACTGGCGAGTGCAACCGACCTCGCGGAGCTGATCGACACGATCGGCGAGGAGATCGCTCTTCGCGTTTCGCCCGTCGTTCCTCGCACATACGCGGGGCAGTTGGGCTGA
- a CDS encoding type IIA DNA topoisomerase subunit B: protein MVTSEYSAHHLQVLEGLEAVRKRPGMYIGSTDSRGLMHCLWEIIDNSVDEALAGHGSRIDIVLHADGSVEVRDRARGIPVDVEPRTGLTGVEVVFTKLHAGGKFGGGSYAASGGLHGVGASVVNALSERLDVEVDRAGKTYAMSFHRGEPGLFAGDTPDSAFTPFERSSELRVVGKAPRGVTGTRIRYWADRQIFTKDATFGLDELVQRVRQTAFLVPGLEIVVLDERGDEKVETSYRFDGGISEFADFLAPDAAVTDTWRLTGTGTFTETVPVLQPGGSMIPTEVQRECEVDIAVRWGTGYDTTTRSFVNIIATPKGGTHQQGFEQGLMKVLRAQVEQNARKLKVGNDKIEKDDLLAGLTAVLTVRLPEPQFEGQTKEVLGTPAVRQIVASVVQKELAARFASPKRDDKAQTAQLLEKIVSEMKARISARTHKETQRRKNALESSSLPAKLVDCRSNDVNDSELFIVEGDSALGTAKLARNSEYQALLPIRGKILNTQKASISDMLSNAECASIIQVIGAGSGRSFDLSAARYGKIILMSDADVDGAHIRTLLLTLFFRYMRPLVEEGRVYAAVPPLHRVVVMNPGTKPNETIYTYSEQELHGLLTKLRRSNKRWQEPVQRYKGLGEMDADQLATTTMDRAGRMLRRVQVEHIEQAAEVFDLLMGSDVAPRREFIIDSSDRLARERIDV, encoded by the coding sequence ATCGTGACGTCCGAGTACTCCGCCCATCATCTCCAGGTCCTCGAGGGCCTCGAAGCCGTCCGCAAGCGCCCGGGCATGTACATCGGCTCCACCGATTCGCGCGGTCTGATGCACTGCCTGTGGGAGATCATCGACAACTCGGTCGATGAAGCGCTCGCCGGTCACGGCAGCCGCATCGACATCGTCCTCCACGCCGACGGCAGCGTCGAGGTGCGCGACCGTGCCCGCGGCATCCCGGTCGACGTCGAGCCCCGGACGGGGCTCACCGGCGTCGAGGTCGTCTTCACCAAGCTCCACGCCGGTGGCAAGTTCGGCGGCGGTTCGTACGCGGCATCCGGTGGTCTGCACGGTGTCGGCGCCTCGGTCGTGAACGCACTGTCGGAGCGTCTCGACGTCGAGGTCGATCGTGCGGGCAAGACGTACGCCATGTCCTTCCACCGCGGCGAACCGGGCCTGTTCGCGGGCGACACGCCCGACTCGGCCTTCACGCCCTTCGAGCGCAGCAGTGAGCTGCGCGTCGTCGGCAAAGCCCCCCGCGGTGTCACCGGTACGCGCATCCGTTACTGGGCCGACCGACAGATCTTCACCAAGGACGCGACGTTCGGCCTCGACGAACTCGTCCAGCGCGTGCGCCAGACGGCGTTCCTCGTGCCGGGACTCGAGATCGTCGTGCTCGACGAACGCGGTGACGAGAAGGTCGAGACGAGCTACCGCTTCGACGGCGGGATCTCGGAGTTCGCGGACTTCCTCGCCCCCGACGCGGCCGTGACCGACACCTGGCGCCTCACGGGCACCGGCACGTTCACCGAGACGGTTCCCGTACTCCAGCCCGGCGGGTCGATGATCCCGACCGAGGTGCAGCGCGAGTGCGAGGTCGACATCGCGGTTCGGTGGGGCACCGGCTACGACACGACGACCCGCTCGTTCGTCAACATCATCGCCACGCCCAAGGGCGGGACGCACCAGCAGGGTTTCGAGCAGGGCCTCATGAAGGTGTTGCGCGCGCAGGTCGAGCAGAACGCGCGCAAGCTCAAGGTCGGCAACGACAAGATCGAGAAGGACGACCTTCTCGCCGGTCTCACGGCGGTGCTGACCGTCCGCCTCCCTGAGCCGCAGTTCGAGGGCCAGACCAAAGAGGTGCTGGGCACTCCCGCGGTGCGGCAGATCGTGGCATCCGTGGTCCAGAAAGAGCTCGCGGCTCGCTTCGCGTCGCCCAAGCGCGACGACAAGGCGCAGACGGCGCAGTTGCTCGAGAAGATCGTTTCCGAGATGAAGGCGCGCATCTCCGCGCGCACCCACAAAGAGACCCAGCGGCGCAAGAACGCCCTCGAGTCGTCGTCGCTGCCGGCGAAGCTCGTCGATTGCCGATCGAACGACGTCAACGACTCGGAGCTGTTCATCGTCGAGGGCGACTCCGCGCTCGGCACGGCGAAGCTCGCGCGCAACAGCGAGTACCAGGCTCTGCTGCCCATCCGCGGAAAGATCCTCAACACACAGAAGGCGTCGATCAGCGACATGCTGTCGAATGCCGAGTGCGCGTCGATCATCCAGGTCATCGGGGCCGGGTCAGGTCGCTCGTTCGATCTCAGCGCGGCCCGCTACGGCAAGATCATCCTGATGAGCGACGCCGACGTCGACGGCGCGCACATCCGCACGCTGCTGCTGACGCTGTTCTTCCGCTACATGCGCCCGCTCGTCGAAGAGGGGCGCGTGTATGCCGCCGTGCCGCCCCTGCATCGCGTCGTGGTGATGAACCCCGGCACCAAGCCCAACGAGACGATCTACACGTACAGCGAGCAGGAGCTTCACGGCCTCCTCACGAAGCTTCGGCGCAGCAACAAGCGGTGGCAGGAGCCGGTCCAGCGTTACAAGGGCCTCGGAGAAATGGATGCCGACCAGCTCGCGACCACCACGATGGACCGCGCGGGTCGCATGCTGCGCCGTGTCCAGGTCGAGCACATCGAGCAGGCCGCCGAGGTGTTCGACCTGCTCATGGGCAGCGACGTCGCTCCG
- a CDS encoding coenzyme F420-0:L-glutamate ligase, which produces MSGEANAGKALTRTVEGTSYARIPIRTRVVMPGDDLDAFILEYAKDAVQPGDLLFVTEKIVAITQGRSFKLDSIKPRKLALFLSKYVTRTPYGIGLGMPETMEMALRECGTPRILFAAAVSAVTKAFGRKGDFYRIAGDKARAIDGPTKGTIPPYNQAVVLGPERPREVAARLKSLLGIDLDVAVVDINDLGGNILGSTLDKAGEKRLVAILKDNPLGQGHESTPLGIVRPS; this is translated from the coding sequence ATGAGCGGCGAGGCCAACGCCGGCAAGGCGCTCACCCGTACCGTCGAGGGCACCTCGTACGCGCGCATCCCGATCCGCACGCGGGTCGTCATGCCGGGCGACGATCTCGACGCCTTCATCCTCGAGTACGCGAAGGATGCCGTGCAGCCGGGCGACCTGCTGTTCGTCACCGAGAAGATCGTCGCGATCACGCAGGGCCGCTCGTTCAAGCTCGACTCGATCAAGCCCCGCAAGCTCGCTCTCTTCCTCTCGAAGTACGTCACGCGCACGCCTTACGGCATCGGTCTCGGCATGCCCGAGACGATGGAGATGGCGCTGCGCGAGTGCGGCACGCCCCGCATCCTGTTCGCTGCGGCCGTCTCGGCCGTGACCAAGGCGTTCGGACGAAAGGGCGACTTCTACCGCATTGCGGGTGACAAGGCTCGAGCGATCGACGGCCCCACGAAGGGCACGATCCCGCCCTACAACCAGGCCGTGGTCCTCGGACCCGAGCGTCCCCGCGAGGTCGCCGCGCGTCTGAAGTCGCTGCTCGGCATCGACCTCGACGTCGCCGTCGTCGACATCAACGACCTCGGGGGGAACATCCTCGGGTCGACGCTCGACAAGGCCGGCGAGAAGCGTCTCGTCGCGATCCTGAAGGACAACCCGCTCGGCCAGGGACACGAGTCCACGCCGCTCGGCATCGTCCGCCCCAGCTGA
- a CDS encoding alanine racemase C-terminal domain-containing protein — protein sequence MTSTLPARASAAGGVAPIAWVSEAALRHNAPLAVGGDDDVLAADAWGHGAEWVASVLAGQGMDATALDAPTLFGLPGTHARPVMSLRGRALGTKPLLRGEGVSYGYTHRAPRDTTVALVTGGYAQGVVRSLGNAVTVSIDGRRHRIVGRVAMDVSVVDIGETTIARGAEVVFFGDPAIGQPSLEEWTDATGWTAAEIVAAVGVRAERRVAA from the coding sequence GTGACCTCCACGCTCCCTGCTCGCGCGTCCGCCGCCGGGGGAGTCGCTCCGATCGCGTGGGTCTCCGAGGCTGCGCTGCGCCACAACGCACCCCTGGCCGTGGGTGGCGACGACGACGTTCTCGCCGCCGACGCGTGGGGTCACGGTGCCGAGTGGGTGGCATCCGTTCTCGCCGGACAAGGGATGGATGCCACGGCCCTCGACGCCCCGACCCTGTTCGGCCTGCCCGGAACGCACGCGCGGCCCGTGATGTCGCTCCGCGGCCGGGCGCTGGGCACGAAGCCCCTCCTCCGCGGCGAGGGCGTGTCGTACGGGTATACGCACCGCGCCCCGCGAGACACGACGGTCGCGTTGGTCACCGGGGGATACGCGCAGGGAGTCGTTCGCTCTCTCGGCAACGCCGTGACCGTGTCGATCGACGGACGGCGGCACCGCATCGTCGGTCGCGTGGCCATGGACGTCTCGGTCGTCGACATCGGCGAGACGACGATCGCTCGCGGAGCGGAGGTCGTGTTCTTCGGCGACCCCGCGATCGGCCAGCCTTCCCTCGAGGAATGGACGGATGCCACGGGCTGGACCGCGGCCGAGATCGTCGCCGCCGTGGGTGTCCGCGCCGAACGGCGAGTCGCCGCGTGA
- a CDS encoding proteasome assembly chaperone family protein has translation MPYSAPLYDRAPSAPPVPSGLPLVIALTGFTDAGGAVTRLVEYFRNDLEPHAVVAFDNDTLLDYRARRPLITFVEDHLSDYRPPRLELSLAHDSLGSPFLLLAGYEPDFLWEAFAESVLELSAGLQVSSVTWVHAIPLPVPHTRPIGTTVSGTRSDLAEAHSVWRPHTQVPSTVGHLLEYRFAEAGAKVAGFALLVPHYLADTEYPAATLAALDSLTVATGLVFSGEVLREENRDFLTKVTEQVTASDELTRMLQGLEERYDSYMAGSTQATPIIHTGDLPSADELAAELERFLASGPSDDDRRGPLG, from the coding sequence ATGCCGTATTCCGCACCGCTGTACGATCGCGCACCCTCCGCGCCGCCGGTGCCCTCGGGGCTTCCCCTGGTGATCGCGCTTACGGGGTTCACCGACGCCGGCGGGGCCGTCACCCGGCTCGTCGAGTACTTCCGCAACGACCTGGAGCCCCACGCCGTCGTCGCGTTCGACAACGACACGCTGCTCGACTACCGCGCTCGGCGCCCCTTGATCACATTCGTCGAAGACCACCTCAGCGACTACCGGCCGCCGCGGCTCGAGCTGTCGCTCGCCCACGACTCCCTGGGAAGCCCCTTCCTCCTCTTGGCGGGATACGAACCGGACTTCCTCTGGGAAGCCTTCGCCGAGAGCGTCCTCGAGCTCAGCGCCGGACTCCAGGTGTCGTCCGTGACGTGGGTGCACGCCATCCCGCTCCCCGTTCCGCACACGCGGCCGATCGGCACCACGGTCAGCGGCACGCGCTCCGATCTCGCCGAAGCGCACTCCGTCTGGCGCCCTCACACGCAGGTGCCCTCGACAGTCGGCCACCTGCTCGAGTACCGCTTCGCGGAGGCCGGCGCCAAGGTCGCCGGGTTCGCGCTACTGGTTCCGCACTATCTCGCCGACACCGAGTACCCCGCTGCCACCCTCGCCGCCCTCGACAGCCTCACGGTGGCCACCGGACTCGTCTTCTCCGGAGAAGTGCTGCGCGAAGAGAATCGCGACTTCCTCACGAAGGTGACCGAGCAGGTCACCGCGAGCGACGAGCTCACGCGCATGCTGCAGGGCCTCGAGGAACGCTACGACTCCTACATGGCCGGTTCCACCCAGGCGACGCCGATCATCCACACGGGCGATCTCCCCAGCGCCGACGAGCTGGCGGCCGAACTCGAGCGCTTCCTGGCGTCCGGCCCGAGCGACGACGACCGGCGCGGGCCCCTCGGCTGA
- a CDS encoding sugar-transfer associated ATP-grasp domain-containing protein, giving the protein MPKQGFSPVTRLRYLAGRARRIDVGSVVERAKEASEQHGKSLPLVVADMLYQAGVKNVGFQDYIDYDFAILTPAERATYMTHPVSNQISQKYDHPDYRGIFQDKVEFDRRFSDFLRREWMVVDADNADDLRAFTERLGTIVTKEPVGQAGTGVHRYHAAEVEDWDAFHRGLLERGEILVEEVIRQHDDLAAVCPGTVNTTRVTAFFDGSTTHILAMAQKFGRGAVSDQMTFGGFYTMLDENGHALGAGYDSHGHVHELHPDSGVRIADFQLPMIDEVKAFVDQVARVVPQVQYVGWDIVVGPEGPVLVEGNWGAGVYENKPSVTGIRTGHKPRYRAAIGF; this is encoded by the coding sequence ATGCCTAAGCAGGGCTTCTCCCCCGTCACCCGTCTGCGCTACCTCGCCGGACGCGCCCGCCGTATCGACGTCGGGTCGGTGGTCGAGCGAGCGAAGGAAGCGTCCGAGCAGCACGGCAAGTCCCTGCCGCTGGTGGTCGCCGACATGCTCTACCAGGCGGGCGTGAAGAACGTCGGGTTCCAGGACTACATCGACTACGACTTCGCGATCCTCACCCCCGCGGAACGCGCGACGTACATGACGCACCCGGTGTCGAATCAGATCTCGCAGAAGTACGACCACCCGGACTACCGCGGGATCTTCCAGGACAAGGTGGAGTTCGACCGCCGGTTCAGCGATTTCCTGCGCCGTGAGTGGATGGTCGTGGATGCCGACAACGCCGACGACCTGCGCGCCTTCACCGAGCGCCTGGGCACCATCGTGACGAAGGAGCCGGTCGGTCAGGCCGGCACCGGCGTGCACCGGTACCACGCGGCCGAGGTCGAGGACTGGGACGCGTTCCACCGTGGTCTGCTGGAGCGCGGGGAGATCCTCGTCGAAGAGGTCATCCGCCAGCACGACGACCTCGCGGCCGTCTGCCCCGGCACCGTCAACACCACGCGCGTCACGGCGTTCTTCGACGGCTCGACCACGCACATCCTCGCGATGGCGCAGAAGTTCGGCCGTGGCGCGGTCAGCGACCAGATGACCTTCGGTGGCTTCTACACGATGCTCGACGAGAACGGCCACGCCCTCGGGGCCGGCTACGACTCCCACGGGCACGTCCACGAGCTGCACCCCGACTCGGGCGTGCGCATCGCCGACTTCCAGCTGCCGATGATCGACGAGGTCAAAGCGTTCGTCGACCAGGTCGCCCGCGTCGTGCCGCAGGTGCAGTACGTCGGGTGGGACATCGTCGTCGGCCCCGAAGGTCCCGTGCTCGTCGAGGGCAACTGGGGCGCGGGCGTGTACGAGAACAAGCCGAGCGTCACCGGTATCCGCACCGGTCACAAGCCGCGCTACCGCGCCGCGATCGGTTTCTGA